The Cardiocondyla obscurior isolate alpha-2009 unplaced genomic scaffold, Cobs3.1 scaffold60_0_130978, whole genome shotgun sequence genome has a window encoding:
- the LOC139112884 gene encoding uncharacterized protein produces the protein MRFIQQAPPIKVVNFDDKLLSECVLRRHGNMLPSSIRAIICGPSNCGKTNVLISLLESPHGVQFENVYVYSKSLQQPKYQYLKKILAPIEENNYFTFSNNIDVVPPSKALPNSIFIFDDIACDKQDVDGTNMKHIYNDHVNTDMSFEDFGKLCRICWQQKYGFVSLSIHRLITVKLDMNNSSELKNREIIVKKIAQTSDSIRKKYHAIKTGKMEEDIALERHFKPIIEPLKQIVENTVGHSEVESTTSKNESYFPGKKDVLTPKQKRLITVSPISLPEEKEESRSTPKQNRLINTSLISLLGEEKDESRFTPKRKRLSTTSSITASTPIKSIPIKSALKRSHTIPERSHSHSIEDVFDTADEPLVTSIRQKLQTSESLKTLQTHYGPLGQKYLGAVLSGKKSINIDSVYGVYFNDNGTMICNKRVDLDKNDNILIDGKKYPGTVGLYELIFMRFPDESSYTETDKENYKSILMATNAHKRDYNSQNQVKSNKGHKYMNIIALVLSKKIGQGIPYAVTLNNNKIDYVHWDDPNELVDRLRLLEASRYAGHNAHDNEIFSIIEELCEVWLIIN, from the exons ATGCGGTTCATACAGCAAGCGCCACCAATCAAAGTGGTGAATTTCGATGACAAGTTATTATCTGAGTGTGTGTTACGTAGACATGGAAATATGTTACCGAGTTCTATTCGCGCTATCATTTGTGGTCCATCAAATTGCGGCAAaactaatgtattaataagtctgttggaaagtccaCATGGTGTACaatttgaaaacgtttatgtatactcgaaatcgttgcaacaaccaaaatatcagtatttgaaaaagatattggcaccaatagaagaaaataattatttcacattttcaaataatattgatgttgTTCCACCGAGCAAAGCTCTTccgaattctatatttatttttgatgacaTAGCATGTGATAAGCAGGACGTG gatggtacaaatatgaaacatatatataatgatcaTGTTAACACTGATATGTCATTCGAAGATTTTGGTAAATTGTGTCGAATATGTTGGCAGCAAAAGTATGGATTTGTG TCGTTGTCGATACACCGATTGATAACTGTCAAGCTCGATATGAATAACAGCAGTGAACTTAAAAATCGGGAGATAATTGTGAAGAAAATTGCTCAAACGAGCGATTCAATTCGCAAAAAGTATCATGCTATAAAGACGGGAAAAATGGAAGAAGATATTGCGCTGGAGCGACATTTTAAACCCATCATTGAGCCTCTTAAACAGATTGTAGAAAACACCGTTGGACATAGCGAAGTTGAATCAACCACATCAAAGAACGAATCATATTTTCCAGGAAAAAAAGATGTGTTAACACCAAaacaaaaacgattaattaccGTGTCTCCAATATCATtacctgaagaaaaagaagaaagtagatCAACACCAAAAcagaatcgattaataaatacatcgttgatatctttattgggggaagaaaaagatgaaagtaGATTTACACCAAAACGGAAACGATTAAGTACAACGTCATCAATAACAGCATCGACTCCAATTAAATCGATTCCGATTAAATCGGCGCTAAAACGATCGCACACCATACC GGAACGTTCACACTCTCATTCCATTGAAGACGTTTTCGATACCGCGGACGAACCGCTGGTAACATCTATTCGACAAAAGTTGCAAACATCAGAAAGTTTGAAGACTCTTCAAACTCATTATGGACCGTTGGGGCAAAAGTATCTAGGCGCTGTTTTGAGCGGAAAAAAATCCATTAACATCGATAGCGTTTACggagtttatttcaacgacaaTGGAACAATGATTTGCAACAAGCGTgttgatttagataaaaacgataatatattgatagatggtaaaaagtatCCGGGAACAGTGGGACTTTAtgaattgatttttatgagaTTTCCCGATGAGAGCAGTTATACTGAAaccgataaagaaaattataaaagtatactcATGGCAACGAATGCACATAAACGTGACTACAAttctcaaaatcaagtaaagagtaacaagggtcataaatatatgaatataatcGCTCTTGTactgagtaaaaaaattggacaaggtataccatacgctgtaacattaaacaataataaaatcgattatgttcattgggatgatccaaacgagctcgtagatcgtcttcgattgctcgAAGCCTCACGTTACGCGGGTCATAACGCTCATGACAATGAGATTTTTTCAATCATTGAGGAACTTTGCGAAGTGTggcttattataaattga
- the LOC139112887 gene encoding uncharacterized protein, protein MLKHTGVKFELLTDIDMVMFIERGIRGGLSQRSSRYACTNNKYMQSYDSSKSSTYLMYFDVNNLYGWAMCQLLPYADFQWVDNVSNFDVMSVPLDSPNGYIFEVDLEYSQRLHDAHADLPFCPTRDKPPGKRQDKLLATLYDKKRYIIHYRNLQQCINHGLHLTKIHRILQFKQSPWLRVYIELNTKFRTLAKNDFEKNLYKLMNNAVFGKTMENVRNHVDVRLVTHWEGRFGAEALISKPNFHSRSIFAENLVAIEMRKLEVKFNKPIYVGMCILDISKTCLYEFHHEYMQPLYQNKCKIMYTDTDSLIYHIECEDVYEIMKRDINRFDTSDYACDNVYGIPQVNKKVPGLMKDENNGAIMTEFIGLRAKMYALRVDGKKDTKKIKGVKSNVVAKKITFDDYTRCLKEEIEMTRQQTCIRSKLHEVYTIREEKTALSPYNDKRYIIQDSIETLPWGHYKIPL, encoded by the coding sequence atgttaaaacacACGGGTGTAAAATTTGAACTTCTTACTGACATTGATATGGTTATGTTTATTGAACgtggtatacgcggcggtttAAGTCAACGCTCAAGCAGATATGCATGTACCAATAATAAGTATATGCAGTCATACGATTCATCAAAATCATcaacatatttaatgtattttgatgttaataatttgtatggaTGGGCGATGTGTCAATTGCTACCATATGCCGATTTTCAATGGGTTGACAATGTTTCTAATTTCGATGTGATGAGTGTGCCACTAGACTCACCCAATGGTTATATTTTCGAGGTTGATTTAGAGTATTCACAACGTTTACACGATGCGCATGCCGACCTACCATTCTGTCCAACGCGCGATAAGCCACCCGGTAAGCGGCAGGACAAGCTTCTCGCAACCTTATATGATAAGAAGCgttacatcattcattatcgcaatttaCAGCAATGTATTAATCATGGACTGcatcttacaaaaatacatcgcatattacaatttaaacaatccCCATGGCTACGTGTTTATATAGAACTTAATACCAAATTTAGAACGCTtgcaaaaaatgattttgaaaaaaacttgtataaattaatgaataatgcaGTATTTGGAAAAACTATGGAGAACGTGCGTAATCATGTTGATGTAAGGCTCGTAACACATTGGGAGGGCAGATTTGGTGCTGAGGCATTGATCTCGAAACCGAATTTTCATAGTCGTAGCATTTTCGCCGAAAATCTGGTAGCGATTGAAATGCGCAAACTTgaagtgaaatttaataaaccgatcTATGTTGGAATGTGCATTCTGGACATATCTAAAACatgtttatatgaatttcatcATGAGTACATGCAAcctctttatcaaaataaatgtaaaattatgtatactgaCACAGACAGTCTTATATATCATATAGAGTGTGAAGATGTTTATGAGATTAtgaaacgtgatattaatagatttgatACAAGTGATTACGCTTGTGACAATGTGTATGGTATTCCACaagtcaataaaaaagtaccaggtttgatgaaagatgaaaacaaTGGAGCGATCATGACTGAATTTATTGGACTTcgagcaaaaatgtatgcattacGAGTAGATggtaaaaaagatacaaaaaagattaaaggtgTTAAGAGTAATGTTGTCGCCAAGAAGATAACGTTTGATGATTACACACGATGCTTGaaggaggaaatagaaatgacgCGTCAGCAAACATGTATAAGATCTAAGCTGCACGAAGTGTATACTATACGTGAGGAAAAAACTGCTTTAAGTCCATATAAtgataaacgatatattatacaggaTTCTATTGAAACATTACCATGGgggcattataaaataccgttgtaa